In a genomic window of Pokkaliibacter sp. MBI-7:
- a CDS encoding alkene reductase, translating into MTDLALFQPYKLGSLTLANRFVMAPLTRNRAGAGLVPNELAATYYAQRASAGLIITEATQISPQAQGYQDTPGLYTPAQIAGWRKVTDAVHAKGGKIFVQLWHVGRISHVDLQPNGSAPVAPSAIRAETKVFVNNSFAETSEPRALEIDEIQDIIEDFRQAAANAIQAGFDGVEVHGANGYLLEQFLKDGANQRTDSYGGSVENRARLLLEVTKAVSEEIGAERTGVRISPVSPANAISISNPQEQYDYVADELNKLGIVYLHVVEGATAGPRDNVPFDYDSLRQRFKNTYMGNNGYNTELASAQLAKGKADLFALGRPFISNPDLVERLKLNAPLNELDATTLYGGSAKGYTDYPMLSDTHS; encoded by the coding sequence ATGACAGACCTCGCTCTATTTCAGCCTTACAAGCTTGGCTCGCTTACTCTCGCTAATCGCTTTGTAATGGCCCCACTAACACGTAACCGTGCTGGTGCTGGATTGGTCCCTAATGAGTTGGCCGCAACATACTATGCGCAGCGCGCATCCGCGGGCCTGATCATTACCGAAGCCACACAAATCTCTCCGCAAGCACAGGGTTATCAGGACACCCCGGGGCTCTACACACCGGCGCAAATTGCTGGCTGGCGTAAGGTGACTGACGCTGTGCATGCCAAAGGTGGAAAGATCTTCGTCCAGCTCTGGCATGTTGGTCGTATCTCTCATGTTGACTTGCAACCCAATGGCTCAGCACCTGTCGCGCCTTCAGCGATTCGAGCTGAAACCAAGGTGTTTGTGAACAATAGCTTTGCCGAAACCTCTGAGCCTCGTGCACTGGAAATAGATGAAATTCAAGACATCATTGAGGATTTCCGACAGGCCGCTGCCAACGCAATTCAAGCAGGTTTTGATGGTGTAGAAGTTCATGGCGCCAATGGTTATCTGCTGGAGCAATTCCTTAAAGATGGGGCGAATCAGCGGACCGATTCCTATGGTGGTTCGGTTGAAAATCGTGCTCGCCTGCTATTAGAAGTCACTAAAGCTGTCAGCGAAGAGATTGGTGCAGAGCGCACTGGTGTTCGTATTTCCCCTGTTTCACCTGCAAATGCTATTTCTATTAGCAATCCACAGGAACAATACGACTACGTGGCAGATGAGTTGAATAAGCTCGGCATTGTGTATCTGCATGTTGTCGAAGGTGCAACAGCTGGCCCGCGCGATAACGTGCCGTTTGATTATGACTCACTACGTCAACGCTTCAAGAACACCTACATGGGGAATAATGGCTATAACACAGAGCTGGCGTCTGCTCAGTTAGCTAAGGGAAAGGCAGATCTGTTTGCACTTGGTCGCCCATTTATCTCAAATCCTGATTTAGTTGAAAGATTGAAATTAAACGCACCGTTGAATGAGCTTGATGCAACAACACTGTATGGTGGTAGTGCAAAGGGTTATACCGATTACCCCATGCTTTCTGATACTCATTCCTGA